One Acinetobacter colistiniresistens DNA segment encodes these proteins:
- the miaB gene encoding tRNA (N6-isopentenyl adenosine(37)-C2)-methylthiotransferase MiaB, whose product MTVQTFIPSAVKAASENTVTQPMHTADVSIKKLFIETQGCQMNEYDSHRMADLLGDSHGYVLTDNPNEADILLMNTCSIREKAQEKVFSGLGRWRKLKEQNPDLVIGVGGCVASQEGDNIQKRAPYVDMVFGPQTLHRLPQMLDQHQAQVEKPKKEKIKLVDISFPDIEKFDFLPEPRVEGFKAFVSIMEGCSKYCSFCVVPYTRGEEVSRPLDDVLAEIAGLAEKGVREISLLGQNVNGYRGETFEGEICTFPELLRLVAEIPGIGRLRYTTSHPLEFSDELIQCYRDLPQMVSHLHLPVQSGSNDVLQAMKRNHTIDVYIDKIAKLRKVRPDMHLSSDFIIGFPGETDAHFAETLQFIKDLDFDHSYSFVYSKRPGTPASDLPDSTPEQVKKDRLAQVQEVIKRSSIDKTDAMLGKIERVLIEKVSDKDPNVLIGTADNTRLVTFIGDAAWIGRFAEIEITEIKTLNLVYGELLNLEPDVA is encoded by the coding sequence ATGACGGTTCAAACATTCATTCCCAGTGCTGTAAAAGCTGCTTCAGAAAACACTGTTACCCAGCCAATGCACACCGCTGATGTTTCAATCAAGAAATTGTTTATTGAAACTCAAGGGTGTCAGATGAATGAGTATGACAGTCATCGTATGGCAGATTTATTGGGTGATTCACATGGCTATGTGCTGACTGACAATCCAAATGAAGCAGACATTCTGCTGATGAATACCTGCTCAATTCGTGAAAAAGCACAAGAGAAAGTATTTAGTGGTCTAGGTCGCTGGCGCAAATTGAAAGAACAGAATCCCGACCTCGTGATCGGCGTGGGAGGATGTGTTGCTTCTCAAGAAGGTGACAACATTCAAAAACGTGCCCCTTATGTGGATATGGTATTTGGTCCACAAACCCTGCATCGTTTACCTCAAATGCTGGATCAACACCAGGCACAAGTGGAAAAACCAAAGAAAGAAAAAATCAAATTGGTTGATATTTCTTTCCCCGATATTGAAAAGTTCGACTTTTTGCCAGAACCACGTGTCGAAGGCTTCAAGGCATTCGTTTCAATCATGGAAGGTTGCTCGAAGTACTGTTCATTCTGCGTAGTTCCTTATACCCGTGGCGAAGAAGTATCTCGTCCATTGGATGATGTGTTGGCAGAAATCGCTGGCTTGGCTGAAAAAGGCGTGCGTGAAATCAGCTTACTGGGTCAAAATGTAAATGGTTATCGTGGCGAAACCTTTGAGGGTGAAATTTGTACCTTCCCTGAATTATTGCGCCTCGTTGCAGAAATTCCAGGGATTGGTCGTCTACGCTATACCACTTCTCATCCACTTGAGTTCTCTGATGAACTGATCCAATGCTATCGTGATTTACCACAGATGGTTTCTCATTTACATCTGCCGGTACAAAGTGGTTCAAATGACGTACTTCAAGCGATGAAACGTAACCACACCATTGATGTCTATATCGATAAAATTGCCAAGTTACGTAAAGTCCGTCCGGATATGCATTTATCCAGCGATTTCATTATCGGTTTCCCAGGTGAAACAGATGCACATTTTGCTGAAACCTTACAGTTCATTAAAGATCTAGATTTCGACCACTCTTATAGTTTTGTCTATTCTAAGCGGCCAGGTACGCCAGCTTCTGACTTACCAGACAGCACGCCTGAGCAAGTGAAAAAAGATCGTTTGGCTCAAGTACAGGAAGTGATTAAACGCTCTAGTATCGATAAAACAGATGCCATGCTCGGTAAAATTGAGCGTGTGCTGATTGAAAAGGTTTCTGATAAAGATCCAAATGTTTTAATTGGTACAGCAGACAATACACGTTTAGTGACATTTATCGGTGATGCCGCGTGGATTGGGCGTTTCGCAGAGATTGAGATCACGGAAATTAAAACTTTAAATTTAGTTTACGGAGAACTCTTGAATCTTGAACCTGACGTGGCGTAA
- a CDS encoding PhoH family protein translates to MTAAIRRTVTFPEIQLERLKSMLGAYNGHLKQIEQRLDVKITHRGDAFYLDGDIEAVERAEALLQRLYQESEISSQISADVIHLMIQGSQTDRELMDDSDQEHTGVDSVWLQTRKGRINPRGANQKRYVQRILQSDISFGIGPAGTGKTYLAVAAAVDMLERNEIQRILLVRPAVEAGEKLGFLPGDLTQKIDPYLRPLYDALYEMLGFEKVAKLIERQVIEVAPLAYMRGRTLNHSFVILDEAQNTTPEQMKMFLTRLGFGSRAVITGDVTQVDLPRGQQSGLAQALRVLENVHEIHITRFHSRDVVRHQLVQKIVEAYEGWDSEQQRLSAEARAERKAKQEALIAENDEKADAQY, encoded by the coding sequence TTGACTGCAGCGATTCGACGTACAGTAACGTTCCCTGAGATTCAATTGGAACGTTTGAAAAGCATGCTCGGTGCGTATAACGGGCATTTAAAACAAATCGAACAACGTTTAGATGTCAAAATTACTCACCGTGGCGATGCCTTTTATCTCGATGGTGATATAGAAGCGGTCGAAAGAGCCGAAGCACTATTGCAACGGCTCTATCAAGAATCAGAAATTTCCTCACAAATTAGTGCCGATGTGATTCATTTGATGATCCAAGGTTCACAGACAGATCGTGAACTGATGGATGATTCAGATCAGGAGCATACTGGTGTCGATAGCGTTTGGTTACAGACCCGCAAAGGGCGAATTAATCCACGCGGTGCCAATCAAAAACGCTATGTACAACGTATTTTACAAAGCGATATTTCCTTCGGTATTGGCCCAGCCGGGACAGGTAAAACTTATCTGGCGGTTGCTGCTGCGGTTGATATGCTGGAACGCAATGAAATTCAGCGGATCTTACTGGTTCGTCCAGCTGTTGAGGCGGGTGAAAAGCTCGGTTTCTTACCTGGTGATCTTACCCAGAAAATTGACCCCTACTTACGCCCGCTTTACGATGCGCTGTATGAAATGCTGGGCTTTGAAAAAGTCGCCAAACTGATTGAACGTCAAGTGATTGAGGTTGCTCCGCTCGCCTACATGCGCGGACGTACCCTGAACCACTCATTTGTCATTTTAGATGAAGCACAAAACACCACTCCTGAACAGATGAAAATGTTCCTGACCCGTTTAGGTTTTGGTTCACGTGCCGTGATTACGGGTGACGTGACGCAGGTTGACTTACCGCGTGGGCAACAATCAGGTTTAGCACAAGCATTACGTGTCCTTGAAAATGTCCATGAGATTCATATCACCCGTTTCCATTCACGTGATGTAGTTCGACATCAATTGGTACAAAAAATTGTTGAAGCTTACGAAGGTTGGGACAGTGAACAGCAACGCCTGTCTGCTGAAGCCCGTGCCGAACGCAAAGCCAAACAAGAAGCGCTGATCGCAGAAAATGATGAGAAAGCGGATGCTCAGTATTAA
- the ybeY gene encoding rRNA maturation RNase YbeY, which translates to MKINLSLQQDFQAAELPLKRGQIKKNIETALRHVGFDVNCEIGIACVDLAESHELNLQYREKDKPTNVLSFPSDIPEEMLSLLDAEPLGDLVICIPVVLQEAAEQQKIPSDHFTHLLVHGILHLLGYDHETSEAEAEEMEALEIEILKKLGIANPYQADEN; encoded by the coding sequence TTGAAAATCAATTTAAGTCTTCAACAAGACTTTCAAGCTGCTGAATTGCCACTCAAACGTGGTCAAATCAAAAAAAATATTGAAACTGCACTGCGTCACGTCGGTTTTGATGTCAATTGTGAAATTGGAATTGCCTGTGTTGATCTAGCTGAAAGCCACGAGCTCAATCTGCAATATCGCGAAAAAGATAAACCGACCAATGTACTGTCTTTCCCTAGTGATATTCCGGAGGAAATGCTCAGCTTACTCGATGCAGAGCCTTTAGGTGACTTGGTCATTTGTATTCCTGTGGTTTTACAAGAAGCTGCAGAACAACAAAAAATACCAAGTGATCATTTCACTCATCTACTGGTTCATGGCATTTTACATTTACTCGGTTATGATCATGAAACCAGTGAAGCTGAAGCAGAAGAAATGGAAGCTTTAGAAATTGAAATTCTAAAAAAACTCGGCATTGCCAATCCTTACCAAGCCGATGAAAACTAA
- a CDS encoding antibiotic biosynthesis monooxygenase family protein, translating to MYIVIFKATIKQLDATYSDMAQKLRNKALSEYHCIKFEACNENGFEIALSYWNSLEDIKQWQRDAEHLVAQRLGKEKWYQDFSVEICTVERAYSSQNGL from the coding sequence ATGTATATCGTTATTTTTAAAGCCACCATCAAACAGCTTGATGCAACTTACTCAGACATGGCTCAGAAGTTGAGAAATAAGGCTCTGAGTGAGTACCACTGTATCAAGTTTGAAGCCTGTAATGAAAATGGCTTTGAAATTGCGTTGTCTTACTGGAACAGTCTTGAAGATATCAAGCAGTGGCAACGCGATGCAGAACATCTGGTTGCTCAGCGCTTAGGTAAAGAAAAATGGTATCAGGATTTTAGTGTCGAAATCTGCACAGTTGAACGTGCTTATTCAAGTCAAAATGGCTTGTGA
- a CDS encoding energy transducer TonB has product MWNKINFRSELSPSWWQDPIFIGAVLLAMLMHAAVLAIQFTMPSPSDTSTKEIAVTVRPSQEKVKEADFLAQADQHGSGDFREAHRMSSDMPTPMQADATAGEKELESLEKIQQKRELKFEEKVLMTVLSWQKQAEQSERKKTLDDLQSQFQAKAAMVASLEAQYLQRQQNFSRKQRIKTVDGIQAKQDASAAYLDKFRQKVELYGNRYYPDEAKQQHLAGEVRLMVILNAEGGIRAIRLIESSGHAILDEAAKASVRRGAPFGPFDAAMKKDISELRIIRTWRFDPVDAEFEVH; this is encoded by the coding sequence ATGTGGAATAAAATAAATTTTCGTTCAGAATTGTCTCCTTCTTGGTGGCAAGATCCCATTTTTATTGGGGCGGTGCTGTTAGCGATGCTAATGCATGCTGCTGTGCTTGCCATCCAATTTACCATGCCATCGCCATCTGATACATCAACCAAAGAAATTGCAGTAACCGTTCGTCCGAGCCAAGAAAAAGTCAAAGAGGCTGATTTTTTAGCACAAGCCGATCAACACGGTTCTGGTGACTTTCGCGAAGCGCATCGGATGTCGAGTGATATGCCTACGCCGATGCAAGCCGATGCGACTGCGGGTGAGAAAGAGTTAGAAAGTCTGGAAAAAATTCAGCAAAAACGAGAATTAAAATTTGAAGAAAAAGTGTTGATGACGGTTTTAAGCTGGCAAAAACAAGCAGAACAGAGTGAACGTAAAAAGACCTTGGATGATTTACAAAGTCAGTTTCAAGCTAAAGCGGCCATGGTCGCGAGCTTGGAAGCTCAATATTTACAACGCCAACAGAATTTTAGCCGTAAACAGCGCATTAAAACCGTCGATGGCATTCAAGCCAAGCAAGATGCATCCGCCGCTTATCTGGATAAATTCCGTCAAAAAGTCGAACTTTATGGCAACCGTTACTATCCAGATGAGGCGAAACAGCAGCACTTGGCAGGTGAGGTTCGTTTGATGGTGATTCTCAATGCTGAAGGGGGTATTCGGGCCATTCGTTTAATTGAAAGCTCGGGTCATGCAATTTTAGATGAGGCGGCAAAGGCTTCTGTGCGTCGTGGTGCACCCTTTGGTCCATTTGATGCGGCCATGAAAAAAGATATTTCTGAGTTGAGGATTATTCGGACCTGGCGTTTTGATCCTGTGGATGCTGAGTTTGAAGTGCATTAA
- a CDS encoding DUF3108 domain-containing protein, whose translation MTKKLMKVLGITSATLLSAGLSSHALAMAPFQASYQFSYNNKNLGSATRTLSQQGNNWTYQFSAKAGGIASASETSQFSFADNKINSQKFNRSSKILIHSNSMSINFNPSTKVVNTKKDDTARSFAWQAGALDELNAELQIREDLKNNSLKTKYLIADAKAIDERRFVKQGTENIKTPYGTFSTIKVVMQHDKPERNTVFWLAPKLDYLPVKMAHNDGKSSYGLLLTGYSGKTN comes from the coding sequence ATGACAAAGAAATTAATGAAAGTACTGGGTATTACTTCCGCAACCCTTCTCAGTGCAGGCTTATCTAGTCATGCACTGGCAATGGCACCCTTCCAAGCCAGCTATCAATTCAGCTACAACAATAAAAACCTAGGTTCGGCAACACGCACCCTGTCACAGCAAGGCAATAACTGGACCTATCAATTCAGTGCCAAAGCAGGAGGTATCGCCTCTGCTTCTGAAACCAGCCAATTTAGTTTTGCTGACAATAAAATCAACTCCCAAAAATTTAACCGTAGCAGCAAAATCCTGATTCATAGCAATAGCATGAGTATTAATTTCAACCCAAGCACCAAGGTTGTGAATACCAAAAAAGATGATACGGCGCGCTCATTTGCATGGCAGGCTGGAGCGCTGGATGAGCTGAATGCAGAGTTGCAAATCCGTGAGGACTTGAAAAACAATTCGCTGAAAACCAAATATCTGATTGCCGATGCCAAAGCTATTGATGAACGTCGCTTTGTGAAACAAGGTACTGAAAACATCAAGACCCCTTATGGTACATTTAGCACCATCAAAGTGGTGATGCAGCATGATAAACCTGAGCGCAATACGGTGTTCTGGTTAGCACCAAAACTTGACTATTTACCCGTCAAAATGGCGCATAACGATGGAAAATCATCATATGGTCTGCTTTTAACAGGCTATTCAGGTAAAACAAACTAA
- a CDS encoding xanthine phosphoribosyltransferase, translated as MYALEQKILNEGIVLSDQVLKVDAFLNHQIDPVLMQLIGKEFAARFKDAGITKIITIEASGIAPAIMAGLELGVPVIFARKYQSLTLKDDLYRSKVFSFTKQTESTIAISNKHISSSDKALVIDDFLANGQAALGLIDLIHQAKAEVVGVGIVIEKSFQPGRDVLLEKGYRVESLARVKSLEGGKVTFVTE; from the coding sequence GTGTACGCTTTAGAACAGAAAATCTTAAATGAAGGTATCGTTCTATCTGATCAGGTTTTGAAAGTTGATGCTTTCTTAAACCACCAAATCGATCCTGTGTTAATGCAGCTGATTGGTAAAGAGTTTGCCGCTCGCTTTAAAGATGCAGGTATTACTAAAATCATTACTATTGAAGCTTCAGGTATTGCACCTGCAATCATGGCAGGTTTAGAACTTGGCGTTCCTGTCATTTTCGCGCGTAAGTACCAGTCATTAACACTGAAAGACGACCTTTACCGTTCTAAAGTGTTCTCGTTTACCAAACAAACTGAAAGTACCATTGCCATTTCAAACAAGCACATCAGCTCAAGTGATAAAGCACTGGTGATTGATGACTTCTTGGCCAATGGTCAAGCAGCACTTGGTTTAATCGACTTGATTCACCAAGCCAAAGCAGAAGTGGTGGGTGTCGGTATCGTGATTGAAAAATCATTCCAGCCAGGCCGTGACGTACTGCTGGAAAAAGGCTATCGCGTTGAATCCTTAGCACGCGTTAAATCACTGGAAGGCGGCAAAGTTACTTTTGTTACTGAA